A DNA window from Budorcas taxicolor isolate Tak-1 chromosome 14, Takin1.1, whole genome shotgun sequence contains the following coding sequences:
- the RNF139 gene encoding E3 ubiquitin-protein ligase RNF139: MAAVGPPQQQVRMAHQQVWAALEVALRVPCLYIIDAIFNSYYDSSQSRFCIGLQIFLRLLGIFVSSIVLILSQRSLFKFYMYSSAFLLAATSVLVNYYAALHIDFYGAYNTSAFGIELLPRKGPSLWMALIVLQLTFGIGYITLLQIHSIYSQLIILDLLVPVIGLITELPLHIRETLVFTSSLILTLNTVLVLAVKLKWFYYSTRYVYLLVRHMYRIYGLQLLMEDTWKRIRFPDVLRVFWLTRITAQATVLIYILRMANETASFFLSWDDFWDLICNLIISGCDSTLTVLGMSAVISSVAHYLGLGILAFIGSTEEDDRRLGFVAPVLFFILALQTGLSGLRPEERLIRLSRNMCLLLTAVLHFIHGMTDPVLMSLSASHVSSFRRHFPVLFVSACLFILPVILSYVLWHHYALNTWLFAVTAFCVELCLKVIVSLTVYTLFMIDGYYNVLWEKLDDYVYYVRSTGNIIEFIFGVVMFGNGAYTMMFESGSKIRACMMCLHAYFNIYLQAKNGWKTFMNRRTAVKKINSLPEIKGSRLQEIDDVCAICYHEFTTSARITPCNHYFHALCLRKWLYIQDTCPMCHQKVYIEDDIKDNTNTSNNNGFIAPNENPEEAVREAAAESDRELNEDDSTDCDDDAQRERNGVIQHTGTAAEELINDDTD, from the exons ATGGCGGCGGTGGGGCCCCCGCAGCAGCAGGTGCGGATGGCCCATCAGCAGGTCTGGGCGGCGCTCGAAGTGGCGCTCCGAGTGCCCTGCCTCTACATCATCGACGCCATTTTCAACTCCTACTACGATTCCAGCCAAAGCCGGTTCTGCATCGGACTCCAGATCTTCCTCCGGCTCCTTG gtatatTTGTATCCAGTATTGTCCTGATCTTGTCACAGCGATCGCTTTTCAAGTTTTACATGTACAGCTCAGCCTTTCTATTAGCTGCAACTTCAGTGTTGGTAAATTATTATGCTGCTTTGCACATTGACTTCTATGGTGCCTACAACACATCAgcttttggaattgagctgcttCCTCGAAAAGGGCCCTCGCTGTGGATGGCACTCATTGTTCTACAGCTAACATTTGGAATTGGATACATCACACTACTCCAAATTCATTCCATCTATTCACAGTTAATTATTTTGGATCTCTTGGTTCCTGTAATAGGCTTAATCACAGAACTACCGTTACACATCCGAGAGACTTTAGTTTTTACTTCTTCCTTGATTCTCACATTAAATACAGTGCTTGTCTTGGCAGTGAAACTTAAGTGGTTTTATTATTCCACCAGATATGTTTATCTTTTAGTGAGGCACATGTATCGAATTTATGGATTACAGTTATTAATGGAGGACACATGGAAGAGGATTCGTTTCCCAGATGTCCTGCGAGTCTTCTGGCTAACAAGAATTACAGCTCAGGCTACAgtattaatatacattttaagaatgGCCAATGAAAcggcttccttctttctctcttgggATGATTTTTGGGACCTCATTTGCAACCTTATAATTAGTGGATGTGACTCTACACTCACTGTGCTGGGCATGAGTGCTGTAATTTCCTCAGTAGCCCATTATTTGGGTCTTGGAATATTGGCCTTCATTGGATCAACTGAAGAAGACGATCGGCGACTGGGCTTTGTAgcacctgttttatttttcattttggctCTTCAGACTGGTTTAAGTGGGCTAAGACCAGAAGAGAGACTTATCCGCTTAAGCAGAAACATGTGCCTTTTATTAACAGCAGTCCTGCATTTCATCCATGGAATGACAGACCCTGTATTAATGTCGCTCAGTGCCTCTCATGTGTCATCTTTTCGTAGACATTTTCCTGTGCTCTTTGTTTCTGCTTGCCTGTTTATTCTTCCTGTTATACTCAGTTATGTTCTTTGGCATCACTATGCACTAAATACATGGTTATTTGCAGTTACAGCCTTTTGTGTGGAACTCTGCTTAAAAGTAATAGTTTCTCTCACTGTTTATACGTTATTCATGATTGATGGCTACTATAATGTCCTCTGGGAAAAGCTTGATGATTATGTCTACTATGTCCGTTCAACAGGCAATATTATTGAATTTATATTTGGAGTAGTAATGTTTGGAAATGGGGCTTATACTATGATGTTTGAGTCAGGAAGTAAAATCCGGGCTTGTATGATGTGCTTACATGCCTATTTTAACATCTACTTACAAGCGAAAAATGGCTGGAAGACATTCATGAATCGTAGAACTgctgtaaaaaaaattaattcacttCCTGAAATAAAGGGGAGCCGCCTACAAGAAATAGATGACGTATGTGCAATCTGCTACCATGAGTTTACAACATCTGCTCGTATCACACCGTGTAATCATTATTTCCACGCACTTTGCCTTCGGAAATGGCTGTACATTCAAGATACTTGTCCAATGTGCCATCAGAAAGTGTACATTGAAGATGATATCAAGGATAACACAAACACATCTAACAACAATGGATTTATTGCACCCAATGAAAATCCAGAGGAAGCTGTAAGAGAAGCTGCTGCCGAATCTGACAGGGAATTGAATGAAGATGACAGTACAGATTGTGATGATGACgctcaaagagaaagaaatggagtgATTCAGCACACAGGCACAGCAGCTGAAGAACTGATTAATGACGATACTGATTAA
- the TRMT12 gene encoding tRNA wybutosine-synthesizing protein 2 homolog — MCGCAEAEQREFRGGSRQQCRASNMEEAGGKPTAVAVVTEPRFTQRYREYLEKQKLLDRQHRVKKLRDGTVALPVLREAFLEQHLRELRNRVAPGSTCVLTQLLDPVPSKKAQSYSPAQRLCLEVSRWVEGRGVTWSAELEADLPRSWQRHGDLLLLSEDCFQAKQWRHLEPELWETVASALGVQRLAKRGRVSPDSTRTPAVSLLLGDHGWVEHVDNGIRYKFDVTQCMFSFGNITEKLRVASLPCAGEVLVDLYAGIGYFTLPFLVHAEAAFVHACEWNPHAVVALRNNLELNGVADRCQIHFGDNRKLKLSNVADRVNLGLIPSSEEGWPIACRVLKQDAGGILHIHQNVESFPGKTLQPPGSSEMEEHWPSPQQIISNQLKNGATSDSRRKTLSVATKPEWQSWAEVAETRIATLLHQVHGKPWKTQILHIQPVKSYAPHVDHIVLDLECRPCHLVG; from the coding sequence atgTGTGGATGTGCGGAGGCAGAGCAGAGGGAGTTTCGTGGAGGGAGTCGGCAACAATGTAGGGCCAGCAACATGGAAGAGGCAGGCGGGAAGCCCACGGCTGTTGCAGTTGTGACTGAGCCTCGATTTACCCAGCGATACAGGGAATATCTCGAGAAGCAGAAACTCCTGGATAGACAGCACCGTGTGAAAAAGCTGCGGGATGGCACCGTGGCGCTACCGGTTCTGAGAGAGGCCTTCCTTGAGCAGCATCTGCGGGAGCTGAGGAATCGTGTGGCTCCAGGCAGCACCTGTGTGCTGACGCAGCTCCTGGATCCTGTTCCTTCAAAGAAGGCCCAGAGTTACTCACCTGCCCAAAGGCTGTGTCTTGAGGTGAGTCGCTGGGTAGAGGGCCGCGGAGTGACGTGGTCTGCAGAGTTGGAGGCTGACCTGCCCCGATCTTGGCAACGACACGGTGACCTCTTGTTGCTGAGTGAGGACTGTTTCCAAGCCAAGCAATGGAGACATCTGGAACcagaactctgggagacggttgCCTCGGCACTTGGCGTCCAGCGTTTGGCCAAACGAGGGCGGGTGTCCCCGGACAGCACTCGGACTCCAGCAGTGAGTCTGCTGCTGGGCGACCACGGCTGGGTAGAGCATGTGGATAATGGGATTCGGTATAAGTTTGACGTGACCCAGTGCATGTTCTCCTTCGGAAACATCACTGAGAAGCTTCGTGTGGCGTCGCTGCCCTGCGCCGGAGAAGTGCTGGTGGATCTCTATGCGGGGATTGGTTATTTTACCTTGCCTTTCCTAGTTCATGCCGAGGCTGCTTTCGTCCATGCTTGTGAGTGGAATCCCCATGCGGTAGTTGCTCTGAGAAATAACCTTGAACTCAATGGAGTAGCTGATCGATGCCAAATACACTTTGGAGATAACAGAAAACTGAAGCTATCCAACGTTGCCGACCGGGTGAATCTGGGGCTGATTCCCAGCTCTGAAGAAGGCTGGCCCATTGCCTGCCGAGTGCTAAAACAGGATGCTGGAGGCATTTTGCATATTCACCAAAATGTGGAGTCTTTCCCAGGGAAGACTCTCCAGCCTCCTGGAAGCAGTGAGATGGAGGAGCATTGGCCTTCTCCTCAGCAGATTATCAGCAACCAGTTGAAAAATGGAGCTACCAGTGATTCTAGGAGGAAAACGCTGTCAGTGGCCACCAAGCcagagtggcagagctgggctgaAGTTGCAGAGACTCGAATTGCCACTCTTCTTCATCAGGTGCATGGAAAACCGTGGAAGACACAAATCTTGCACATCCAACCAGTGAAATCCTATGCTCCCCACGTGGATCACATAGTCTTGGATTTGGAATGCCGCCCCTGTCATCTAGTTGGCTAG